From Nicotiana tabacum cultivar K326 chromosome 15, ASM71507v2, whole genome shotgun sequence, the proteins below share one genomic window:
- the LOC107830166 gene encoding mitogen-activated protein kinase 9-like, translating into MGGGGTFVDGVLRWFQRRHSNEDAILTDLQKPHNTHLQERAEDNNQEFTITEDFDITGLKLIKVPKRLSFPISAHSSMDPLKKNALETEFFTEYGEASRYQVQEVIGKGSYGVVGSAVDTHTGERVAIKKINDVFDHVSDATRILREIKLLRLLRHPDIVEIKHIMLPPSRREFKDIYVVFELMESDLHQVIKANNDLTAEHYQFFLYQLMRGLKYIHTANIFHRDLKPKNILANADCKLKICDFGLARVSFNDVPSAIFWTDYVATRWYRAPELCGSFFSKYTPAIDIWSIGCIFAELLSGKPLFPGKNVVHQLDLITDLLGTPPPETVAKIRNEKARRYLSSMRKKQPVPFEKKFPNADPLALRLLERLIAFDPKDRPSAEEALSDPYFRGLSNADHEPSRPPISKLEFEFEKRKLAKEDVRELIYREILEYHPQMLQEYLSGGDQTSGFMYPSGVDRFKRQFAHLEEHYGKGERSTPLQRQHASLPRERVPAPKNDTSSQNNDCEKRTVSTALQSSPGQSEGSENSIVGTQNGSNQANNSARSLLKSASISASKCVEVKNRNTEEEPIEEANEEVDDLSQKVAALHT; encoded by the exons ATGGGGGGTGGTGGTACATTTGTGGATGGTGTTCTTCGCTGGTTTCAACGTCGTCATAGTAATGAAGATGCGATCTTGACTGATCTTCAGAAACCCCATAATACCCATTTACAAGAAAGAGCAGAAGATAATAATCAAGAGTTTACCATTACTGAGGATTTTGACATTACAGGTCTAAAGCTTATCAAAGTACCCAAACGGCTTAGTTTCCCTATTTCCGCCCATTCTTCTATGGATCCTCTCAAAAag AATGCGTTGGAGACGGAATTCTTTACGGAATATGGAGAGGCAAGTAGATACCAAGTTCAGGAAGTAATTGGAAAAGGCAGCTATGGAGTCGTGGGATCTGCTGTCGATACTCATACTGGTGAAAGAGTTGCAATCAAGAAAATTAATGATGTCTTTGATCATGTTTCTGATGCTACAAGAATCTTGAGAGAAATCAAGCTTCTTCGGCTACTTAGGCATCCAGATATTGTAGAAATAAAGCACATTATGTTGCCTCCTTCTCGGAGAGAGTTTAAAGATATTTATGTTGTTTTTGAATTGATGGAATCAGATCTCCATCAGGTGATTAAGGCCAATAATGATCTTACTGCTGAGCATTATCAGTTTTTCCTATACCAGCTTATGCGTGGACTAAAATATATTCATACAG CAAATATTTTCCACCGGGATTTAAAGCCTAAGAATATTCTTGCTAATGCTGACTGTAAGTTGAAGATTTGTGATTTTGGTCTTGCTCGTGTATCATTCAATGATGTGCCATCAGCTATTTTCTGGACT GATTATGTTGCAACTCGATGGTATCGTGCCCCTGAGCTATGTGGCTCCTTTTTCTCTAAG TATACTCctgctattgatatttggagcatCGGATGCATATTTGCAGAATTGCTTTCTGGAAAACCGTTATTTCCTGGAAAGAATGTGGTGCATCAATTAGACCTAATCACAGATTTGCTTGGGACACCTCCTCCCGAAACAGTTGCAAAG ATCAGAAATGAAAAGGCAAGAAGATACCTCAGTAGCATGCGGAAGAAACAACCAGTTCCATTTGAAAAAAAGTTTCCAAATGCAGATCCTTTGGCGTTACGGCTACTTGAACGACTGATTGCATTTGACCCTAAAGATCGGCCATCGGCAGAAGAG GCATTGTCGGATCCATATTTCCGTGGTTTATCAAATGCTGATCATGAACCATCTAGGCCACCAATATCAAAGCTTGAGTTTGAATTTGAGAAAAGAAAACTGGCAAAAGAAGATGTTAGAGAACTCATCTATCGCGAG ATTTTAGAATATCATCCTCAGATGCTTCAGGAGTATCTTAGTGGTGGAGATCAGACAAGTGGCTTTATGTACCCAAG TGGTGTTGATCGGTTCAAGCGACAATTTGCACATCTGGAGGAGCACTACGGTAAAGGTGAACGTAGCACCCCGCTTCAGAGGCAGCATGCTTCCTTGCCTAG GGAGCGAGTTCCTGCACCAAAAAATGACACCTCTTCCCAAAATAATGATTGTGAAAAGCGAACTGTTTCAACAGCTCTTCAGAGCTCACCAGGGCAGTCTGAGGGATCGGAGAACTCAATTGTCGGTACACAAAATGGAAGTAATCAGGCAAACAACAGTGCTCGTAGCTTGCTGAAAAGTGCTAGCATCAGTGCTTCTAAGTGTGTGGAAGTTAAAAACAGAAACACAGAG GAAGAGCCAATTGAAGAGGCAAACGAGGAAGTTGATGATTTGTCTCAAAAAGTTGCAGCTCTTCATACTTAA